The following proteins come from a genomic window of Pararhodobacter sp.:
- a CDS encoding peptidoglycan-binding protein, whose protein sequence is MKPFPLTKLVALSLTLTLMVPPAGMAQERDDFLDDFLPEAPLQPLDQIVNDPAPDGWINEVLGDPGEVPSAPPVADAAQADATPDAASGFALPEGWTWHEITISESVEEVSYPVRIGFPDEFFMIDPEVMPEFGTEEGAVSFTNVDLTQMTDAVMAGESAPYGGLVVVGLSRRSEIRGIEHDRGFTETSRGTVILENGIVMSRLSGAVNEDGVVMVLDMLESQVPIDGKVYLSALFVSYFAPGEERETVAFAEGIVQSLSITPSADTPEPSEPAGPLGFLDGALIISELPEDWNLLRERDDEVTLRSIGGYQGFITIETGPDAVTAADLSVTFTGAVTESRSDIMGVPARLFEGRKDHDGFLQGYSMVGGPRFLALADACMPDGAPVAITWAGSPLWFEQGAFDRFFEVARFDGLVPCDAQSVAPAANSPPPANVPATAPTEPVATQPDVQSKPDAAQADADVSTAIGSDVATPQPDMTSTVAPPPVAQRDTGDADQQAEILFWETVRDMDTPAAFEAYLNRWPDGQFAPLARLRLGGASQPPPAEATPLAPPPDIKGAAQNCEQLTGDTITDAFAAITACREALTHHPYAADLHLRLARALQASGADAEAVTHLQQAADSGLPAAMSALGVAYRQGQGVAPDDRMAIRWYRAAADAGDAQAMNNLGFMLGQGLGGADPNPVEAAHWYLRAAEAGSVFGMNNIGRYYLDGHGVAQDYAQARYWLQQGAEAGHYPAMNNLGTLYGRGLGGPVDHQQAMMWYQRAADAGEASAMANVALAYSHGWGVAANPADAAYWFEQSIRGGAGVSVLGVLDGLPRPVIRALQLRLSGAGVYAGTADGVAGPQTRNAVQALDGRGR, encoded by the coding sequence ATGAAACCATTTCCACTGACCAAACTGGTCGCTTTGTCGCTGACCTTGACGCTGATGGTGCCGCCTGCGGGCATGGCACAAGAGCGCGATGATTTCCTTGATGATTTCCTGCCCGAAGCCCCGTTGCAACCGCTGGATCAGATCGTGAACGACCCCGCTCCCGATGGTTGGATCAACGAGGTGCTGGGCGATCCCGGTGAGGTGCCGTCGGCCCCTCCGGTAGCGGATGCCGCGCAAGCAGATGCCACGCCAGATGCCGCGTCGGGCTTCGCCTTGCCCGAAGGTTGGACATGGCACGAGATCACCATCTCGGAGTCTGTGGAAGAGGTCTCGTATCCCGTGCGGATCGGGTTTCCGGATGAGTTCTTCATGATCGACCCCGAGGTCATGCCCGAGTTTGGGACAGAAGAGGGCGCTGTTTCCTTCACAAACGTCGACCTTACGCAAATGACAGATGCAGTTATGGCGGGCGAGAGTGCCCCTTACGGCGGCTTGGTCGTTGTGGGCTTGTCGCGCCGGTCCGAAATACGCGGTATCGAGCATGATCGCGGTTTCACCGAGACATCTCGCGGCACCGTGATCTTGGAAAATGGCATTGTCATGTCCCGGCTTTCTGGAGCGGTCAACGAGGACGGCGTGGTCATGGTCTTGGATATGCTTGAAAGCCAGGTGCCGATTGACGGAAAAGTTTATCTGTCAGCGCTGTTTGTTTCGTATTTTGCCCCCGGCGAGGAGCGCGAGACTGTCGCTTTTGCCGAAGGCATCGTGCAAAGCCTGTCCATCACGCCGTCGGCCGACACGCCAGAACCCAGTGAACCGGCCGGTCCACTGGGTTTTCTGGATGGCGCGCTGATCATCTCCGAACTGCCCGAAGACTGGAACCTGCTCCGTGAGCGTGACGATGAGGTGACCCTCCGCTCTATCGGCGGCTATCAGGGCTTCATCACCATTGAAACCGGCCCTGACGCGGTGACCGCTGCTGACCTGTCGGTCACCTTCACCGGCGCGGTGACCGAAAGCCGCAGCGACATCATGGGTGTGCCCGCACGCTTGTTTGAGGGGCGCAAGGACCACGACGGCTTCTTGCAGGGTTACTCGATGGTCGGCGGGCCGCGTTTTCTTGCGCTGGCCGATGCGTGCATGCCTGACGGTGCGCCAGTGGCGATCACCTGGGCGGGGTCGCCGCTCTGGTTCGAGCAAGGCGCATTCGACCGGTTCTTTGAGGTCGCGCGTTTTGACGGGCTGGTGCCCTGCGACGCGCAATCCGTAGCCCCAGCCGCCAACTCGCCGCCGCCTGCCAACGTCCCTGCAACCGCGCCCACCGAGCCCGTCGCGACGCAGCCTGATGTGCAATCTAAGCCAGACGCCGCACAGGCTGACGCTGATGTCTCAACCGCCATCGGCAGCGACGTCGCGACACCGCAGCCGGACATGACGTCAACCGTTGCGCCGCCGCCGGTCGCGCAGCGTGATACAGGCGATGCGGATCAACAGGCGGAAATTCTGTTTTGGGAAACTGTGCGCGATATGGATACGCCCGCCGCGTTCGAGGCCTATCTGAACCGTTGGCCCGACGGCCAGTTCGCGCCGCTCGCCCGACTTCGACTTGGCGGCGCAAGCCAGCCGCCGCCCGCCGAGGCAACGCCGTTGGCACCGCCCCCAGACATCAAAGGCGCCGCGCAGAACTGCGAACAACTGACCGGTGACACCATCACCGATGCCTTTGCTGCAATCACAGCATGCCGCGAGGCCCTGACCCATCACCCCTATGCCGCCGATCTACACCTCCGCCTTGCGCGTGCGCTGCAGGCCAGCGGCGCGGATGCCGAGGCGGTGACCCATCTGCAACAAGCCGCCGATAGTGGCCTGCCAGCCGCCATGTCCGCGCTGGGCGTGGCCTATCGCCAGGGGCAGGGTGTTGCGCCCGATGATCGGATGGCAATCCGCTGGTATCGCGCAGCAGCCGACGCAGGCGATGCGCAGGCGATGAACAATCTGGGGTTCATGCTTGGTCAGGGGCTGGGTGGGGCTGATCCCAACCCGGTCGAGGCGGCGCATTGGTATCTGCGCGCAGCCGAGGCCGGGTCGGTTTTCGGGATGAACAACATCGGGCGCTATTATCTGGATGGGCACGGTGTTGCGCAGGACTATGCGCAGGCGCGTTATTGGCTGCAGCAGGGGGCCGAGGCCGGGCATTACCCCGCCATGAACAATCTGGGCACCCTTTATGGACGGGGGTTGGGCGGCCCGGTCGATCACCAACAGGCCATGATGTGGTATCAGCGCGCTGCCGACGCGGGCGAAGCGTCAGCCATGGCCAATGTCGCGCTGGCCTATAGCCATGGCTGGGGCGTCGCCGCCAATCCGGCAGACGCCGCTTATTGGTTCGAGCAATCCATCCGCGGTGGCGCAGGCGTTTCCGTGCTGGGCGTGCTGGATGGCTTGCCGCGTCCAGTGATCCGTGCCTTGCAACTGCGCCTGAGTGGCGCCGGCGTCTATGCTGGTACGGCGGATGGCGTGGCCGGTCCACAGACCCGCAACGCCGTGCAGGCACTCGATGGCCGTGGTCGATAG
- a CDS encoding helix-turn-helix transcriptional regulator, with product MRKAKQMTRQELSRRLNKKQSTIARMEKRRDIMIPTLRGDFEGLSDLPPGSSLSLM from the coding sequence TTGCGCAAAGCGAAGCAGATGACCCGGCAAGAACTGTCGCGACGCCTCAATAAAAAGCAGTCCACCATCGCCCGGATGGAAAAGCGTCGCGACATCATGATCCCAACTCTGCGTGGCGACTTCGAGGGCCTCAGTGACCTGCCCCCCGGAAGTTCCCTCAGTCTGATGTAG
- a CDS encoding CatB-related O-acetyltransferase, giving the protein MVKFELTRDLAEKLWSDRVFLTWATERPSDTHYGLLKIGTTFAIKDSVKIEQNSGTYRFPYVPSLGGEGFSGLCSIGMMSYTHSPLPEPISVGRYTSISNGLIFLDSQHPINTVTTSVFAFRAQHILFGAHPNPDTLRKTGWSLRGGKSWPSIGNDVWIGRDVTVSMGVTIGDGAIVAAGAMVTKDVPPFAIVGGNPSRLIRYRFGSDELQQRLLALKWWEFSPNDIARIGIHDPSAFCDQMEREISSGEIKPFAAARYSIDQGGIWRSAGDVREKVGDV; this is encoded by the coding sequence ATGGTAAAGTTTGAACTTACGAGAGATTTGGCTGAGAAGTTGTGGTCCGATCGCGTGTTCCTCACCTGGGCTACCGAGAGACCAAGCGACACGCACTATGGTCTCTTAAAGATAGGCACAACATTCGCGATCAAAGATTCGGTCAAGATTGAGCAGAATTCCGGAACGTACCGATTCCCTTACGTTCCATCGCTCGGGGGAGAAGGGTTTTCTGGTTTATGCTCTATCGGTATGATGAGCTACACGCACTCGCCGCTTCCTGAACCCATCTCGGTCGGTCGGTATACATCTATTTCCAACGGCCTCATATTCCTGGACTCCCAGCACCCGATAAATACCGTGACTACATCGGTGTTCGCGTTCCGCGCGCAGCACATCCTTTTCGGAGCGCATCCCAATCCTGATACCCTCCGCAAGACTGGTTGGAGCCTGCGAGGAGGGAAGTCATGGCCGTCAATCGGAAACGATGTTTGGATTGGGCGGGACGTTACTGTTAGTATGGGGGTCACGATTGGGGACGGGGCGATCGTTGCAGCAGGAGCAATGGTCACAAAGGATGTGCCACCCTTTGCAATAGTCGGCGGCAACCCATCTCGTTTGATCCGCTATAGGTTCGGGTCGGACGAGCTACAACAACGCCTCTTGGCGCTTAAATGGTGGGAATTTTCACCGAACGATATTGCCAGAATTGGCATTCACGATCCATCTGCGTTTTGTGACCAAATGGAGCGCGAGATCTCGTCAGGAGAGATAAAGCCGTTTGCAGCCGCACGTTACAGCATCGACCAGGGGGGCATTTGGCGCTCCGCCGGAGATGTGCGCGAGAAGGTTGGCGACGTGTAA
- a CDS encoding tripartite tricarboxylate transporter substrate binding protein — protein sequence MTLTTLMKAAVTAAAFAMPGAALADWTPAGPITLQIGFGAGGSTDTLGRAIAAAVEENTGWDVIVENRPGGGGIAMLSTLMNEDPDGLTIGMGVTVATVMNLAMRGDQLPFTIESFDYLGTVVLAPVSVVAVSSAPYDTFAEFIDYSIENGGSLVGFDGGPQRLIMQSINNTTGSQVELVSHQSGAEIITGLLGGQLDAGFSAGEHIQYLESGDLKMLAVATQARHPYSPDTQTLVEQGYPYSVEPYFYLAAPAGLEPEVQAALAGAIADAIQSEELVELIENVMQTEATNLGPDGTEAKLTSGLGDAQALIAAAAE from the coding sequence ATGACATTGACCACACTTATGAAAGCGGCTGTCACGGCGGCGGCATTTGCCATGCCGGGCGCGGCGCTTGCCGATTGGACGCCTGCAGGCCCGATCACCCTGCAAATCGGGTTCGGCGCCGGCGGGTCCACGGATACGCTGGGGCGCGCGATCGCAGCGGCGGTCGAAGAAAATACCGGCTGGGACGTGATCGTCGAAAACCGGCCCGGTGGCGGCGGCATTGCCATGCTGTCAACCTTGATGAACGAAGACCCCGATGGCTTGACGATTGGCATGGGCGTGACGGTCGCGACGGTGATGAACCTGGCAATGCGCGGCGACCAATTGCCGTTCACCATCGAGAGTTTCGACTACCTCGGCACCGTTGTTCTGGCCCCGGTCTCGGTTGTTGCCGTTTCGTCGGCGCCCTATGACACATTTGCGGAATTCATTGACTACAGCATCGAAAACGGTGGTTCGTTGGTCGGATTCGATGGCGGTCCGCAGCGGTTGATCATGCAATCCATCAACAACACGACCGGCAGTCAGGTCGAGCTGGTTTCCCACCAAAGCGGTGCTGAAATCATCACCGGACTGTTGGGCGGGCAACTGGATGCCGGCTTCAGCGCCGGCGAGCATATCCAATATCTGGAATCGGGGGATCTGAAGATGCTTGCGGTCGCCACTCAAGCCCGTCATCCGTATTCGCCCGACACGCAGACGCTGGTCGAGCAGGGCTATCCGTATTCCGTGGAGCCGTATTTCTACCTTGCCGCCCCCGCCGGTCTGGAGCCCGAGGTTCAAGCCGCTTTGGCAGGCGCGATTGCCGATGCGATCCAGTCCGAAGAGCTGGTCGAGCTGATCGAGAATGTCATGCAAACCGAAGCGACCAATCTTGGTCCGGACGGCACCGAGGCCAAATTGACCAGCGGCTTGGGTGATGCGCAGGCCTTGATCGCGGCAGCGGCGGAATAA
- a CDS encoding tripartite tricarboxylate transporter TctB family protein, translating into MSAERLFTAILVFLGAGFLFLVLPHQVETVSYGRVVPATVPTVALWVIFVAGVVQFVTSQEFIGLHLLNSLRAIAVVAIFVAAVWLMERFGFEYFAPVFALAIMLFMGERRWYWLLFAGVAMPLGVWVLVENVLNRVLP; encoded by the coding sequence ATGAGCGCAGAACGTCTCTTTACGGCAATCCTTGTTTTTCTTGGGGCAGGTTTCCTGTTCCTTGTTCTGCCACATCAAGTGGAAACCGTCAGCTATGGGCGGGTGGTTCCGGCGACCGTTCCGACGGTTGCCTTGTGGGTCATCTTTGTCGCGGGCGTCGTGCAGTTTGTCACCAGCCAGGAATTTATCGGACTGCATCTTCTGAACAGCCTGCGCGCCATCGCCGTTGTCGCCATCTTTGTCGCCGCGGTCTGGTTGATGGAGAGGTTCGGCTTCGAGTATTTCGCCCCCGTTTTTGCCCTGGCCATCATGCTCTTCATGGGAGAGCGGCGTTGGTACTGGCTGCTCTTTGCCGGCGTGGCGATGCCTTTGGGGGTCTGGGTTCTCGTCGAAAATGTTCTTAACCGCGTCTTGCCGTAG
- a CDS encoding tripartite tricarboxylate transporter permease: MDFATIIAGLSDALTPLNLMFVFAGVFVGQFVGAMPGIGPVMAMAIAIPFTFALNPLPAIGFLVGVNKGGLIGGAIPAILLNTPGTPDAAATALDGYPLTQKGKPLKALKMALYSSVTGDTFSDIVLITIAAPLAILALTLGPVEIFALMVFAFSLISGLIGRSFTKGIIATAFGLLVATVGLDPEHSTPRFLFGMYELYDGFPVASVAIGSLAVSEIVLRIARMRGDMRPAVNIPKNQTKDQKSVSFAEYWACRYVLLRGSLIGTFIGAVPGMGSTAAAFMSYASTKQAAKDPSTFGKGDLRGVAATESSNSAVAGADFIPLLTLGLPGSASAAIMISAFLIQGLQPGPLLFEQQGQLVYGIFGAMMMANVCNLLCGLFGLRLWAKLITAPESVIFSIALMLCVTGVYLATGGAFGVYVMILFAVIGIIMTVLRYPLVVFIIAFFLGPRFELSLGQTATILRGDLWRLWDHPVAVILLLMSVFSVYWLGIRNRDAMT; the protein is encoded by the coding sequence ATGGATTTTGCAACGATCATTGCCGGATTGTCGGACGCGCTGACGCCGCTCAATCTGATGTTCGTTTTCGCGGGCGTGTTCGTCGGTCAATTCGTCGGCGCGATGCCGGGGATCGGGCCGGTCATGGCCATGGCCATCGCAATCCCGTTCACCTTCGCGCTGAACCCGCTGCCCGCCATCGGATTTCTGGTCGGTGTCAACAAAGGCGGCCTGATCGGGGGCGCAATTCCCGCCATTTTGCTCAACACGCCCGGAACCCCGGATGCGGCGGCTACGGCGCTTGACGGCTATCCACTGACCCAAAAGGGCAAGCCCCTCAAAGCCCTGAAAATGGCGCTCTATTCGTCGGTCACGGGCGACACGTTCAGCGATATTGTGCTGATCACCATTGCCGCGCCCTTGGCAATCCTGGCGTTGACACTGGGCCCGGTCGAGATCTTTGCCTTGATGGTCTTTGCGTTTTCGCTGATTTCTGGGTTGATCGGGCGCTCGTTCACCAAAGGGATCATCGCAACGGCGTTTGGCTTGCTGGTCGCCACGGTGGGCCTTGACCCCGAACATTCAACGCCGCGATTCCTGTTCGGCATGTATGAACTTTATGACGGATTTCCTGTCGCCTCTGTCGCCATCGGATCGCTGGCGGTTTCGGAAATCGTGCTGCGCATCGCGCGGATGCGTGGCGACATGCGGCCCGCCGTCAATATCCCGAAGAACCAGACCAAAGACCAAAAATCGGTCAGCTTTGCCGAATATTGGGCCTGTCGCTATGTTCTGTTGCGCGGCTCGCTGATTGGCACCTTTATCGGTGCGGTCCCGGGGATGGGCTCTACCGCCGCCGCCTTCATGAGCTACGCGTCCACCAAACAAGCCGCAAAAGATCCGTCGACCTTTGGCAAGGGCGACTTGCGCGGGGTTGCGGCAACGGAATCATCCAACAGTGCCGTGGCCGGCGCGGATTTCATCCCGCTGCTGACCTTGGGCCTGCCGGGCAGTGCGTCAGCCGCCATCATGATCAGCGCTTTCCTCATTCAGGGCCTCCAGCCGGGGCCCTTGCTGTTCGAGCAGCAGGGGCAATTGGTTTATGGCATTTTCGGCGCGATGATGATGGCGAATGTCTGCAATCTGCTGTGCGGCCTGTTCGGCCTTCGGCTTTGGGCAAAGCTGATCACCGCGCCCGAGTCGGTGATCTTCTCGATCGCCCTCATGCTCTGCGTCACCGGGGTTTATCTGGCGACCGGCGGGGCGTTTGGTGTCTATGTGATGATCCTGTTTGCGGTCATCGGGATCATCATGACGGTGCTGCGCTATCCGCTGGTGGTCTTTATCATCGCGTTCTTCCTTGGGCCGAGGTTCGAGCTGTCACTCGGACAAACCGCGACGATTTTGCGCGGCGACCTGTGGCGCTTGTGGGATCATCCGGTTGCCGTCATTCTGCTGCTGATGTCCGTGTTCTCGGTGTACTGGCTGGGGATCAGAAACCGGGATGCCATGACATGA
- a CDS encoding alkaline phosphatase family protein → MPKKILFIMCDQLRFDYLGCTGHPSIKTPNIDALAARGVRFDKTYVQSPICGPSRMSFYTGRYVHSHGSSWNGYPLRVGEMTLGDHLRPLGVRTVLCGKTHMIADLAGMARMGIDPTSETGALLAEGGFEVWDRNDGVVPDGARKQPSHYNRYLNDHGYEGPNPWHHAANSGKSDAGEVLSGWLLKHASEPAAVAEEDSETPYTTTRAIEFMEQARDESWCLHLSYIKPHWPYIVPAPYHDMYSADDIIPVKRSDMERDDPHPLMAGYYGYRYSQAFSREDVRRAVIPAYMGLITQIDDQIGRLMTYLSDSGQLDDTLIVFTSDHGDYLGDHWMGEKELFHDQSARIPLIIVDPSASADATRGTVVTDLTEAIDLVPTFVEYFGGTVPDHILEGRSLLPAVRGDATSPRAYVISEYDYSTRPFLRHLSPNAKSCLLTMVFDGRWKMIWVEGHRPMLYDLETDPDEFVDLGTDQAYAAEITRLSAAMFAWARRQHNRVTLSDDKIDNDMCHDDAVEGVYLGFWDATELDAWKADNKPATE, encoded by the coding sequence ATGCCCAAGAAAATTCTGTTCATCATGTGCGATCAACTGCGGTTTGATTACCTGGGGTGTACCGGACATCCCAGCATCAAGACGCCCAACATTGATGCCTTGGCGGCGCGCGGTGTGCGGTTTGACAAGACCTATGTGCAATCGCCGATTTGCGGCCCCAGCCGGATGAGCTTTTACACCGGCCGCTATGTGCACAGCCACGGGTCCTCATGGAACGGCTACCCGTTGCGGGTGGGCGAAATGACGCTGGGCGATCACCTCAGGCCGCTGGGGGTGCGCACGGTTCTGTGCGGCAAGACGCATATGATCGCCGACCTTGCGGGAATGGCGCGGATGGGCATCGACCCCACGTCAGAGACCGGGGCGCTGCTTGCCGAGGGCGGGTTCGAGGTTTGGGACCGCAATGACGGTGTGGTGCCCGATGGCGCGAGGAAACAGCCCAGCCATTATAACCGGTATCTGAATGATCATGGATACGAGGGGCCGAACCCTTGGCACCATGCCGCGAATTCGGGGAAAAGCGACGCGGGCGAGGTGTTGTCAGGGTGGCTGTTGAAACATGCCTCGGAACCGGCGGCGGTCGCCGAGGAGGATTCCGAGACGCCCTATACCACAACCCGCGCCATCGAATTCATGGAGCAGGCCCGCGACGAAAGCTGGTGCCTGCATCTGAGCTATATCAAGCCGCATTGGCCCTATATCGTGCCCGCGCCCTATCACGACATGTACAGCGCGGATGACATCATCCCTGTCAAACGGTCCGACATGGAACGCGACGACCCGCATCCCTTGATGGCGGGGTATTACGGATATCGGTATTCACAGGCCTTCAGCCGCGAGGATGTGCGCCGTGCGGTCATTCCGGCCTATATGGGGCTGATCACGCAGATCGACGACCAGATCGGGCGGCTGATGACCTATTTGTCGGACAGCGGGCAACTGGACGACACGCTGATCGTGTTCACCTCGGATCACGGGGATTATCTGGGCGATCACTGGATGGGCGAAAAGGAGCTGTTCCACGATCAATCGGCGCGCATTCCGTTGATCATCGTCGACCCCAGCGCCAGTGCGGATGCCACGCGCGGGACGGTTGTCACCGACCTGACCGAGGCGATTGACCTTGTGCCGACCTTTGTCGAGTATTTCGGCGGTACGGTGCCGGATCACATTCTGGAGGGGCGCTCATTGCTGCCCGCGGTTCGCGGCGATGCCACCTCGCCGCGCGCCTATGTCATTTCCGAGTATGACTATTCGACGCGCCCGTTCCTGCGCCATCTCAGCCCGAATGCCAAATCCTGCCTGTTGACGATGGTGTTTGACGGGCGCTGGAAAATGATCTGGGTCGAGGGGCACCGCCCGATGCTCTATGATCTGGAGACCGATCCGGACGAGTTTGTTGACCTTGGCACAGATCAGGCATACGCGGCGGAAATCACGCGGCTGTCGGCGGCGATGTTCGCCTGGGCGCGCCGGCAGCACAACCGCGTCACCTTGTCAGACGATAAAATCGACAATGACATGTGCCACGATGACGCCGTTGAGGGTGTGTATCTGGGATTCTGGGACGCGACGGAACTTGACGCTTGGAAGGCGGACAACAAACCTGCAACCGAATGA
- the kynU gene encoding kynureninase, with the protein MNASLKKVTRADTEKMDGADPIAHLRDRFTLPEGDIYLDGNSLGALPLGVMERLERAVLKEWGQGLIRSWNDADWYPAPQRAAAAIARLIGAGADEVIVCDSTSVNLFKVLIGALRMRKDRKIIVSEIGNFPTDVYINAEAAKIMGCELRCVMPEEVEQAIEDAGENLAAVQLTHVHYKTGRVYDMAGITKRVQELGGLAIWDLAHSAGALPVDLNACNADFAIGCGYKYLNGGPGAPAFVFVAKRHIEAMNQPLPGWHGHAEPFAFTQTYKPHPGIDRMLTGTASQLATLALETALKVFEDVDMNVLRQKNMALGDLFIALAEQELGGMGFNLASPKDPKARGSQVSLTHENGYAIMQAVIARGVVGDFRAPDILRFGFAAPYVRYVDIWDAVAHIRDVMETTEWKRPEFNERRAVT; encoded by the coding sequence TTGAACGCTAGTCTCAAAAAAGTCACCCGCGCCGATACCGAAAAAATGGACGGCGCCGATCCCATCGCCCACCTGCGCGACCGGTTCACCCTGCCGGAAGGCGACATTTATCTGGACGGCAATTCGCTGGGCGCCTTGCCGCTGGGCGTGATGGAGCGGTTGGAGCGCGCCGTTCTCAAGGAATGGGGCCAGGGGCTGATCCGCAGCTGGAACGATGCCGATTGGTACCCTGCGCCGCAACGCGCGGCGGCTGCGATTGCCCGTTTGATCGGGGCCGGGGCCGATGAGGTGATCGTGTGCGATTCCACCTCGGTGAACCTGTTCAAGGTGTTGATCGGAGCGCTGCGGATGCGCAAGGATCGCAAGATCATCGTCTCGGAAATCGGCAATTTCCCGACCGACGTCTATATCAACGCCGAAGCCGCCAAGATCATGGGCTGCGAATTGCGCTGCGTCATGCCCGAGGAGGTCGAGCAAGCGATTGAGGATGCCGGCGAGAACCTCGCCGCCGTGCAGTTGACGCATGTGCATTACAAGACCGGCCGCGTCTATGACATGGCGGGCATCACCAAGCGCGTGCAAGAGCTTGGCGGCTTGGCGATCTGGGATCTGGCGCATTCGGCTGGCGCCCTGCCGGTCGATCTGAACGCCTGCAATGCCGATTTCGCGATTGGCTGTGGGTATAAATACCTGAACGGCGGGCCGGGCGCGCCAGCCTTTGTGTTTGTCGCCAAGCGTCACATTGAGGCAATGAACCAGCCCCTGCCCGGTTGGCATGGCCACGCCGAGCCCTTTGCCTTCACGCAAACCTACAAACCGCATCCCGGCATCGACCGGATGCTGACCGGCACCGCGTCGCAACTGGCCACGCTGGCACTGGAAACCGCGCTGAAGGTGTTCGAAGACGTCGACATGAACGTTTTGCGGCAAAAGAACATGGCGCTGGGGGATCTGTTCATCGCCCTTGCCGAGCAGGAGCTGGGCGGCATGGGGTTCAATCTTGCCAGCCCGAAAGACCCAAAAGCGCGCGGCAGTCAGGTGTCACTGACCCATGAAAACGGCTATGCGATCATGCAGGCGGTGATCGCGCGCGGTGTGGTTGGCGATTTCCGCGCGCCGGACATCCTGCGCTTTGGCTTTGCCGCGCCTTATGTCCGCTATGTCGATATTTGGGACGCTGTTGCGCATATCCGCGACGTGATGGAAACCACTGAATGGAAGCGGCCCGAGTTCAACGAACGCCGCGCCGTCACCTGA
- a CDS encoding NAD-dependent succinate-semialdehyde dehydrogenase: MYPELKLFIAGEWRTTRRDMAVINPATEQELGRLPCADISDLDDALAAAEQGLRVWSATSPRERCDTILRAAALLRERQEEIAQSITLEHGKPLEQARLEVIRGAEFFEWDAGEAMRTYGRVIPAARGQKFSVHHLPIGVVAAFSPWNFPVSQPARKIGGALASGCSIILKAAEETPAGAVHIARAFVDAGLPAGVLNLVFGNPAEISSHLIPHPAVRLVAFTGSTPVGRHLTTLASENMTSVLMELGGHAPVIVCEDTDVQAAATSGAIRKMRNAGQVCTSPTRFFVHDAIFDEFTETFVAKAAKTVVGNGMDAGVEMGPLANDRRVPALTALVEDAVAKGATLATGGARHGNKGYFFQPTVLVNVPDDARIMQEEPFGPIAVINRVATLDDAIAAANSVPYGLAGYAFTNRADYIDRMIDEVEVGNLSINTLEASMPETPFGGVKSSGYGREGGSEGLDNYMTIKHVWHSAKIV; encoded by the coding sequence ATGTATCCTGAGCTAAAGCTGTTTATTGCAGGCGAATGGCGCACGACACGCCGTGACATGGCCGTCATCAACCCAGCGACAGAACAAGAACTTGGCCGCTTGCCATGCGCCGATATCAGCGATCTTGATGATGCGTTGGCGGCTGCCGAACAGGGGCTGCGCGTCTGGAGTGCGACCTCGCCGCGAGAGCGCTGTGATACGATCCTGAGGGCTGCGGCCCTGTTGCGCGAGCGTCAGGAAGAGATCGCCCAATCCATCACGCTGGAGCACGGAAAGCCGCTTGAGCAAGCCCGTCTGGAGGTCATTCGCGGTGCCGAGTTCTTTGAATGGGACGCGGGCGAGGCGATGCGCACCTATGGCCGGGTCATTCCTGCCGCGCGTGGGCAAAAGTTTTCCGTCCATCATCTGCCCATCGGCGTCGTCGCGGCCTTTTCGCCGTGGAATTTCCCGGTCAGCCAACCCGCGCGCAAAATCGGTGGGGCGTTGGCCTCGGGTTGTTCGATCATCCTGAAGGCTGCCGAAGAAACGCCTGCCGGGGCCGTCCATATCGCGCGCGCCTTTGTCGATGCAGGGCTGCCCGCCGGTGTGCTGAACCTCGTGTTTGGCAATCCTGCCGAAATCTCGTCTCACCTGATCCCGCACCCGGCCGTGCGGCTGGTGGCCTTTACCGGCTCGACGCCTGTTGGCCGCCACCTGACAACGCTGGCCTCCGAGAACATGACGTCGGTTCTGATGGAGTTGGGCGGCCATGCGCCGGTCATCGTGTGCGAAGATACCGACGTGCAGGCAGCGGCAACCTCGGGCGCCATTCGCAAAATGCGCAATGCCGGTCAGGTTTGCACCTCGCCGACGCGGTTCTTCGTGCATGACGCGATCTTTGACGAATTCACCGAAACCTTCGTCGCGAAGGCGGCGAAAACCGTGGTTGGCAATGGCATGGATGCCGGTGTCGAGATGGGGCCGCTGGCCAATGATCGCCGCGTGCCTGCCCTGACCGCGCTGGTCGAGGACGCAGTCGCCAAAGGGGCGACGCTTGCGACGGGCGGCGCTCGGCATGGGAACAAGGGTTATTTCTTTCAGCCAACCGTGCTGGTGAACGTCCCCGACGACGCCCGCATCATGCAAGAAGAGCCCTTTGGCCCGATTGCGGTCATCAACCGCGTGGCCACGCTTGACGACGCCATCGCCGCGGCAAATTCCGTGCCCTACGGTCTTGCGGGTTATGCCTTTACCAATCGCGCCGACTATATCGACCGCATGATTGACGAGGTCGAGGTCGGCAACCTGTCGATCAACACGCTGGAGGCCTCGATGCCCGAAACACCGTTTGGCGGCGTCAAGTCCAGCGGCTATGGTCGTGAAGGTGGCTCCGAGGGTTTGGACAATTACATGACCATCAAACATGTGTGGCATTCCGCGAAGATCGTGTAA